The proteins below are encoded in one region of Acidobacteriota bacterium:
- a CDS encoding Smr/MutS family protein produces MTEDDPFILPIDGTLDLHAFKPEDARSLVDDYVRAAHEAGVLEIRVVHGRGKGVLRGIVQATLDTHPLVEAFWDDTASHLGATLARLVERA; encoded by the coding sequence GTGACCGAAGACGACCCGTTCATTCTCCCAATTGACGGTACGCTCGACTTGCACGCGTTCAAACCGGAGGATGCCCGATCGCTGGTCGACGACTACGTGCGCGCCGCCCACGAGGCCGGTGTGCTGGAGATCCGCGTCGTGCATGGGCGCGGCAAGGGCGTGTTGCGCGGGATTGTGCAGGCCACGCTCGACACGCACCCGCTGGTCGAGGCGTTCTGGGACGATACGGCCTCTCACCTGGGGGCTACGCTCGCGAGATTGGTTGAGCGAGCGTAG
- a CDS encoding hemerythrin domain-containing protein, giving the protein MKATEVLMHEHELIMRGVAVLDRMAENAESGQPVPADHAEAIIEFIRKFADGCHHAKEEGVLFPAMEAAGMPRDGGPIAVMLAEHDEGRAAVKAMSAAVSAFGTAPDAPAQFARAARAYANLLTNHIYKENNILFRMADNVIGSHKDAEMLQAYDEHEARVTGPGEHERFHKVIEGLEAAYSR; this is encoded by the coding sequence ATGAAAGCCACCGAAGTCCTGATGCACGAACACGAGCTCATCATGCGCGGCGTGGCCGTGCTCGATCGCATGGCCGAAAATGCCGAGTCCGGTCAACCGGTCCCGGCCGATCATGCCGAGGCCATCATCGAGTTCATCCGGAAGTTCGCCGACGGGTGTCATCATGCCAAGGAAGAAGGGGTATTGTTTCCGGCGATGGAAGCAGCTGGCATGCCCCGCGACGGCGGCCCAATTGCCGTGATGCTCGCCGAGCATGACGAGGGCCGCGCGGCGGTCAAGGCCATGTCGGCGGCGGTTTCCGCCTTCGGCACCGCTCCGGATGCCCCGGCGCAGTTCGCGCGCGCGGCACGCGCCTACGCCAACCTGCTCACCAATCACATCTACAAAGAGAACAACATCCTGTTCCGGATGGCCGACAACGTGATTGGGTCCCACAAGGATGCCGAGATGCTGCAGGCCTACGACGAGCACGAAGCCAGGGTGACAGGCCCTGGCGAGCACGAGCGCTTCCACAAGGTTATCGAGGGGCTCGAAGCCGCATACTCGCGATAG
- a CDS encoding TonB family protein, producing the protein MIKVSAVLLVGLLTAAALRRQSAALRHCVLALAIACASAIPVVQLIAPAWQMPMTAFLTTHQRDVSGAAGPMNSEWLIDGPATENRLGSTSGPRTVTLPSLQRIWLAGVLVSLALLLVGFGRLAWVTWRSRQVVDGTWFDIVTALSDRRKPRTPVRLLQTDHPTLLVTWGLAHPKVILPRTARKWPTDRVLAVLGHELAHVERRDWAVQMAAEFLRCIYWFNPLIWIACRRLRHESEKACDDAVLGMGTNAAEYATHLLDVARAFRHTHTRRSVFPAPAMARPSHLERRVRVMLNTRLNHAPLTRMAGIAVAVGLLGVTIPIAGVVAASNDPGSALSPSNVAATTRSISGDQLLPADQPAMATYRLTPVASMQTQLRGSDDSHAPATVAYQLKPVASVQTQLRVSDVSLAVVPKTLPIAGQTPPAGCSGTLMDATGRAMSGVTIALVNSATAQRVDVRTDEGGQFSITGLPAGEYQVEVKKPGFLTKQGRIVLAAGQQVTQDVVAQIGSLSETVVVQGGGAGTPASTRAAMPPVRLQLRKPAASDADPCSQSTTGGCVTPPTKLVDMKPVFPSAHATDGASGTVVVEARLGTDGFLKDMRANDGADPAFAASAFEAVRQWQFSPVRLNGIPQECRIEVTVKFVAGAQQERVLGALTNTMVRPGDTTA; encoded by the coding sequence ATGATCAAGGTGTCCGCCGTTCTCCTCGTCGGGCTCCTGACCGCGGCCGCCCTGCGAAGGCAATCGGCTGCGCTCCGCCACTGTGTGCTCGCCTTGGCCATCGCGTGCGCATCGGCGATACCTGTCGTGCAACTGATCGCGCCAGCGTGGCAGATGCCGATGACGGCGTTTTTGACGACCCATCAGCGCGACGTCTCGGGCGCGGCCGGCCCGATGAACTCTGAATGGCTGATCGATGGCCCGGCAACAGAGAACCGTCTTGGTTCAACCAGCGGGCCGCGAACCGTCACCCTGCCGTCGCTACAGCGAATCTGGCTCGCGGGTGTCCTGGTCAGCCTTGCCTTGCTTCTCGTGGGATTCGGCCGGCTGGCATGGGTGACATGGCGGTCGCGTCAGGTCGTGGACGGCACCTGGTTCGACATCGTCACCGCCCTGTCGGACCGGCGGAAGCCAAGAACTCCCGTGCGCCTGCTCCAAACCGACCACCCCACTCTGCTGGTGACTTGGGGACTCGCGCACCCGAAGGTCATCCTGCCCAGAACCGCTCGCAAATGGCCCACGGATCGGGTTCTCGCCGTGCTCGGCCACGAATTGGCGCACGTTGAGCGTCGCGACTGGGCCGTGCAGATGGCCGCCGAGTTCCTCCGATGCATCTATTGGTTCAACCCGCTGATCTGGATCGCCTGCCGACGTCTTCGGCACGAGAGCGAGAAGGCCTGTGACGATGCGGTGTTGGGTATGGGAACCAACGCGGCTGAGTACGCGACGCACCTGTTGGACGTGGCGCGTGCCTTCAGGCACACCCATACGCGCCGTTCAGTGTTTCCCGCGCCTGCCATGGCGCGGCCGTCCCACCTCGAAAGGAGAGTACGCGTCATGCTGAATACAAGGTTGAACCACGCGCCCCTGACCCGGATGGCCGGCATCGCGGTCGCCGTCGGACTGCTCGGAGTGACGATCCCAATCGCGGGCGTCGTCGCGGCTTCGAATGATCCTGGCTCCGCGCTATCGCCGTCGAACGTCGCGGCCACCACCCGATCCATATCCGGCGATCAATTGCTGCCAGCCGATCAACCGGCCATGGCGACTTATCGGCTGACGCCGGTCGCGAGCATGCAGACGCAACTGCGTGGCAGCGACGACTCCCATGCACCAGCGACGGTGGCTTATCAGCTGAAGCCAGTAGCGAGCGTGCAGACACAACTGCGTGTTAGCGATGTCTCCCTGGCCGTCGTTCCCAAGACACTGCCAATCGCCGGGCAGACACCGCCGGCGGGCTGCTCCGGGACATTGATGGATGCGACGGGACGCGCGATGTCCGGCGTAACGATCGCGCTGGTCAACAGTGCCACGGCGCAGAGAGTTGACGTGCGGACCGACGAAGGAGGCCAGTTTTCGATCACCGGCCTGCCAGCAGGCGAGTATCAGGTGGAAGTGAAGAAGCCAGGCTTCCTCACGAAACAGGGGCGAATCGTCCTCGCAGCCGGACAGCAAGTGACGCAAGACGTGGTTGCGCAGATCGGGTCGCTCTCCGAGACGGTCGTCGTCCAGGGCGGCGGTGCTGGTACGCCAGCCTCGACGCGAGCCGCGATGCCGCCTGTCCGTCTTCAACTTCGCAAGCCGGCCGCGTCCGACGCCGACCCCTGCAGTCAGTCCACGACCGGCGGGTGCGTCACGCCGCCAACCAAGCTGGTCGACATGAAGCCGGTGTTTCCATCGGCGCACGCGACCGACGGCGCTTCCGGCACAGTGGTGGTGGAGGCCCGCCTGGGCACCGACGGATTCCTGAAAGACATGCGGGCAAACGACGGGGCCGACCCGGCATTCGCTGCATCAGCGTTCGAGGCGGTCCGGCAATGGCAGTTCTCGCCGGTGCGGTTGAACGGCATCCCGCAGGAGTGCCGGATCGAGGTGACGGTCAAGTTCGTCGCCGGAGCCCAGCAAGAGCGTGTTCTGGGTGCATTGACGAACACAATGGTTCGACCGGGCGACACAACTGCCTGA
- a CDS encoding BlaI/MecI/CopY family transcriptional regulator, whose amino-acid sequence MTTATHLVLTRRERQIMDILYRRGRAIAADVMKDLSGDPNYSTVRTQLRVLEEKGHVRHDEEGLRYVYMPAVSRHAARKSALKHLVHTFFEGSSEQVVAAVLGGEATRLSEDDLARIAELVAKARKADSQ is encoded by the coding sequence ATGACCACAGCCACACACCTCGTTCTGACACGCCGCGAACGCCAAATCATGGACATCCTGTACCGTCGCGGACGCGCCATCGCGGCCGACGTCATGAAGGACCTCTCGGGTGATCCCAACTACTCCACGGTGCGCACCCAATTGCGCGTGCTCGAGGAGAAAGGGCACGTCAGGCACGACGAAGAAGGCCTTCGGTACGTCTACATGCCGGCGGTGTCCCGCCACGCAGCCAGAAAGTCGGCGCTCAAGCACCTCGTGCACACCTTCTTCGAGGGCTCGTCGGAGCAGGTGGTTGCCGCAGTGTTGGGGGGCGAAGCCACGCGGCTGTCTGAGGACGACCTCGCGAGGATTGCCGAACTGGTCGCCAAGGCCAGGAAAGCAGACTCGCAATGA
- a CDS encoding peptidylprolyl isomerase has product MRVRPFAVFMSVMMMLAVAAVACAQPATGGLKTPGALKETAPTVYKAKFETSAGSFVVEVHRDWAPLGADRFYNLVKNGFYDDCRFFRVLSGFMAQFGINGNPAVSSVWRGATIGVDPVKESNKRGYLTYAMGGSPDTRTTQVFINYRDNAGLDSQGFAPFGKITSGMDVVEKLYAEYGEGAPRGTGPDQGRIQMEGNTYLTKEFPKQDYIKKATIEQ; this is encoded by the coding sequence ATGAGAGTTCGACCGTTTGCCGTGTTCATGTCTGTGATGATGATGCTGGCCGTGGCTGCCGTGGCGTGTGCGCAGCCCGCAACGGGTGGCCTGAAGACGCCGGGCGCCCTCAAGGAAACAGCGCCAACGGTCTATAAGGCGAAGTTCGAGACCAGCGCCGGCTCATTTGTCGTCGAGGTGCACCGTGACTGGGCGCCGCTCGGCGCCGACCGGTTCTACAACCTCGTCAAGAACGGGTTCTACGACGACTGCCGCTTCTTCCGCGTGCTCTCGGGCTTTATGGCCCAGTTCGGGATCAACGGCAATCCGGCCGTGTCATCTGTCTGGCGCGGCGCGACGATCGGCGTCGATCCGGTCAAAGAGAGCAACAAGCGCGGCTATCTCACCTACGCGATGGGCGGATCTCCCGACACGCGGACGACGCAGGTGTTCATCAACTACCGCGACAACGCCGGCCTTGATTCGCAGGGATTCGCGCCCTTTGGCAAGATCACGTCTGGCATGGACGTCGTCGAGAAACTCTACGCCGAGTACGGCGAAGGCGCGCCGAGGGGCACAGGTCCCGATCAGGGCCGAATCCAGATGGAGGGCAATACGTACCTGACGAAAGAGTTCCCGAAGCAGGACTACATCAAGAAGGCGACGATCGAGCAGTAA
- a CDS encoding S9 family peptidase has product MNRRALFLLVLAAIVLASVPVVWAQAPPPFTVEEMLKLKRISDPQLSPDGTRIAYVAIEVNLDGNSRRTQISFVPPVSAQALTIQGSRPRWSPDGKQLAYDTTDSRIVIYTLGTGTVRALGTLSTGASGVTWSPDGKWIAFVSDVFPECNGNVVGEATCNDSLLKKQQAAKTKARVVDNLLFRHWTSWKDGRYSHLLVMPADGSAPPRDLTPGRSDVPPFSLGGPDDYAFSPDSREIAYATKTDPVEAVSTNSDIFTLDFQTPGAQPKQITTGKGADSGPQYSPDGKYLSWRSQQRAGFEADKWTLTLVDRTTGERKIVAGDFDRPVDGWAWTPDSKAVYLTVENDGGVQVYRAELTGGAPRLILKDGSNGDVQVSADGKTLVFTRQSLTAPAEIYRAAVDGTAVTAVTAINKEFLAKFSLKAGEAVTFEGAGGAKVQAWIVKPNTFKEGQKYPLLYLVHGGPQSAWNDGWTYRWNAQVFASAGYVVFMPNPRGSTGFGQKFTDEISNDWGGKPFDDLMKGVDAAEKLPYVDATRKVAAGASYGGYMMNWFLGHTDRFKAIVSHAGVFNLTSMYGVTEELWFPEWDLGGMPWTNPESYAKWSPHTYAKNFKTPTLVSHGELDFRVPIGEGLQLFTTLQRQGVPSRLLYFPDEGHWINKPQNSALWYHTFLDWMGRWTK; this is encoded by the coding sequence ATGAATCGCCGCGCGTTGTTTCTTCTCGTTCTCGCTGCCATCGTCCTGGCCTCAGTGCCAGTCGTGTGGGCGCAGGCCCCTCCACCATTCACGGTAGAGGAGATGCTGAAGTTGAAGCGTATCTCCGACCCGCAGCTCTCGCCTGATGGCACGCGGATCGCGTACGTCGCCATCGAGGTCAACCTGGATGGCAACAGCCGACGTACTCAGATCTCATTCGTGCCGCCCGTCTCGGCACAAGCGCTGACCATCCAGGGAAGCCGGCCTCGCTGGTCGCCGGACGGCAAGCAACTGGCCTACGACACGACCGATTCCAGAATCGTCATCTACACGCTCGGCACGGGCACTGTGCGTGCACTCGGCACGTTGTCGACCGGCGCATCCGGCGTGACGTGGTCGCCCGATGGCAAGTGGATCGCGTTTGTGTCGGACGTCTTTCCGGAATGCAACGGTAATGTCGTCGGCGAAGCCACGTGCAACGATTCGCTGTTGAAGAAGCAGCAGGCCGCCAAGACGAAGGCGCGCGTCGTCGACAACCTGCTGTTCCGCCACTGGACCAGTTGGAAAGATGGACGCTACAGCCACCTGCTTGTTATGCCAGCCGACGGTTCGGCGCCGCCGCGCGATCTGACGCCCGGTCGATCAGACGTGCCGCCCTTCTCGCTCGGCGGACCCGACGACTACGCCTTCTCGCCCGACTCCAGGGAGATCGCGTACGCGACCAAGACCGATCCCGTCGAGGCCGTCAGCACCAACAGCGATATCTTCACGCTTGATTTTCAGACGCCGGGCGCGCAACCGAAACAGATCACAACCGGCAAAGGTGCCGATTCCGGGCCGCAATACTCGCCAGACGGGAAGTACCTGTCGTGGCGATCGCAACAGCGAGCCGGATTCGAGGCCGACAAGTGGACGCTGACCCTCGTCGATCGCACGACCGGCGAGCGGAAGATTGTGGCCGGGGACTTCGATCGGCCGGTCGACGGCTGGGCCTGGACGCCCGACTCAAAGGCCGTCTACCTGACGGTTGAGAACGATGGCGGCGTGCAAGTCTATCGGGCCGAACTGACTGGCGGCGCGCCCAGGCTCATCCTCAAGGACGGCTCGAACGGCGACGTGCAGGTGTCGGCCGACGGAAAGACGCTGGTCTTCACACGTCAATCGCTGACCGCGCCGGCCGAGATCTACAGGGCCGCTGTCGATGGCACAGCCGTGACGGCGGTCACCGCAATCAATAAGGAGTTTCTCGCGAAGTTCAGCCTGAAGGCCGGAGAAGCCGTGACGTTCGAGGGCGCGGGCGGCGCGAAAGTGCAGGCCTGGATCGTCAAGCCGAACACCTTCAAGGAGGGACAGAAGTACCCGCTGCTCTATCTCGTGCACGGCGGCCCGCAGAGCGCATGGAACGACGGTTGGACCTACCGGTGGAATGCGCAGGTGTTCGCTTCGGCGGGCTACGTCGTCTTCATGCCGAATCCGCGCGGGTCGACGGGCTTCGGCCAGAAGTTCACCGACGAGATCAGCAACGACTGGGGCGGCAAGCCGTTCGACGACCTGATGAAGGGCGTCGACGCCGCCGAGAAGCTGCCCTACGTGGATGCCACGCGGAAGGTCGCGGCGGGCGCCTCCTACGGCGGCTACATGATGAACTGGTTTCTCGGCCACACCGATCGCTTCAAAGCGATCGTCTCACACGCCGGCGTGTTCAACCTGACGAGCATGTACGGCGTCACCGAGGAACTCTGGTTCCCCGAGTGGGACCTGGGAGGGATGCCGTGGACCAACCCGGAGAGTTACGCGAAGTGGTCGCCCCATACTTACGCGAAGAACTTCAAGACCCCGACGCTCGTCTCGCACGGCGAGCTTGATTTCCGCGTGCCCATCGGCGAAGGTCTTCAGTTGTTCACGACGCTGCAGCGCCAGGGCGTGCCGTCGCGTCTGCTGTACTTCCCCGACGAAGGGCACTGGATCAACAAGCCGCAGAACAGCGCCTTGTGGTATCACACGTTTCTGGACTGGATGGGACGCTGGACTAAATAG
- a CDS encoding helicase-related protein, whose translation MPRHIPGELLAVRGAIWRLRSQTLHADCTELELEPIEPDSRADMTADLPFEPADPGRAPATLERGDPREAHVGISAQQPGVGIRANRVGNELLGTPGSSPARAHQAAPGSGLPVRPAGCPDTRTRVLLEPFDRPESIARVPAPVVVTRRAWMVALLDALSGERRCDQLSAPVAAAIDILPYQLEPALAMTVRGVPRVLLADAVGLGKTIQAALVIAELLARRALQRALVLTPSGLRDQWAGELRDRFGLEPTVADAAWLRAARADLPASVNPWSVGNLIIASIDFVKRPDVLRGLDHLNWDIVVIDEAHAASSDSLRRAAAHALARRARRVLLLTATPHSGDQSAFDALCRIGAAADDEPIVLFRRSRTDVGFKIPRRVHLLPVRRTDAERELHRRLLAYVRRIWRERRGEAGSDARLATIVLLKRAFSSMASLAESLEFRLAHLADPVSALVAQLDLPLDADASSLDDTPMVSLVSPGFDDEPEERRVLASLVELARAAVETDSKMRVLARLFHRVSEPCIVFTEYRDTLTAIERALPAGVSRAILHGGLDRLSRAEAVRQFVSGAARVLLATDAGGEGLNLQATCRLVINLELPWNPIRLEQRIGRVDRIGQRRTVHAINLVAAGTHEASLLARLVHRLECIRDTLGSVDEVLGPGGDMTIACVLADDPGATAPWSQQPALTPAPPFSQVERMSLDEEARHQRINLIEHRAVRAALARRTRPRTRGRGMASGRCALPKVAAVSVRRLRGRFAQPGALAVYRATTVDGAGRLVDEALLPLFTPFMLPHLRRRSDIVAMAREWLSAFRPGSDALALRCATERLDRTRDMHAQEMAAGLSRSRAQGLVSIGEGLMIQGGLFDRRTEREAGERQRETEKEDTSTSVPAMTPGARNDIALAQRPELQFILMVTP comes from the coding sequence ATGCCACGTCACATTCCGGGCGAACTCCTTGCGGTGCGGGGCGCCATCTGGCGGCTTCGCAGCCAGACCCTCCACGCCGATTGCACCGAGCTGGAACTCGAGCCTATCGAGCCGGACAGTCGCGCCGACATGACAGCCGACCTGCCGTTCGAACCCGCCGACCCGGGTCGCGCCCCGGCCACGCTGGAGCGTGGCGATCCCAGGGAAGCCCATGTGGGCATCTCGGCACAGCAGCCGGGAGTGGGGATTCGGGCGAACCGTGTCGGGAATGAACTCCTGGGAACGCCGGGCTCCAGCCCGGCCCGCGCCCACCAGGCAGCGCCTGGGTCCGGCCTGCCGGTCAGGCCGGCCGGCTGCCCGGACACACGAACACGTGTGCTGCTCGAACCGTTCGACCGGCCCGAGTCGATCGCCCGGGTGCCTGCCCCGGTCGTCGTCACGCGGCGCGCCTGGATGGTGGCGCTGCTCGACGCGCTCTCTGGTGAGCGCCGGTGCGACCAGCTCTCGGCACCAGTCGCGGCCGCCATCGACATCCTCCCCTACCAGCTCGAGCCCGCGCTCGCGATGACGGTGCGCGGTGTGCCGCGCGTGCTCCTGGCTGATGCGGTCGGCCTCGGCAAGACGATCCAGGCGGCGCTGGTCATAGCCGAACTGCTCGCGCGCCGCGCGTTGCAGCGCGCGCTCGTGCTCACGCCGTCCGGGCTGCGCGACCAGTGGGCCGGGGAACTCCGCGACCGGTTCGGCCTCGAACCGACCGTCGCCGACGCGGCCTGGTTGCGCGCCGCGCGCGCGGATCTGCCGGCGTCGGTCAATCCATGGTCCGTCGGCAACCTGATCATCGCGTCGATTGACTTCGTGAAACGCCCAGACGTTCTCCGAGGTCTCGATCATCTTAACTGGGACATCGTCGTCATAGACGAGGCGCATGCCGCATCAAGCGACAGCCTGAGGCGCGCAGCCGCGCATGCGCTTGCACGCCGGGCTCGCCGGGTACTGCTGTTGACCGCCACGCCCCACTCCGGCGACCAGTCGGCCTTCGATGCGTTGTGCCGGATTGGCGCGGCCGCGGATGACGAGCCCATTGTTCTGTTCAGGCGATCGAGAACAGACGTCGGCTTCAAGATCCCGCGGCGTGTGCATTTACTGCCCGTGCGGCGGACCGACGCGGAGCGCGAGTTGCACAGACGGCTGCTGGCGTACGTGAGGAGAATCTGGCGCGAGCGCAGAGGCGAGGCCGGATCAGACGCGAGGCTGGCCACAATCGTCCTCCTCAAACGCGCGTTCTCGAGTATGGCGTCTTTGGCCGAGTCGCTCGAATTCCGGCTGGCACATCTGGCCGACCCCGTCTCGGCGCTCGTCGCGCAACTCGACCTGCCACTCGACGCAGACGCTTCGTCGCTCGACGACACGCCGATGGTGTCGCTGGTCTCGCCAGGGTTTGACGACGAGCCTGAAGAACGGCGTGTGCTGGCGTCGCTTGTCGAGTTGGCGCGTGCAGCTGTCGAGACCGACAGCAAGATGCGTGTCCTTGCCCGACTGTTTCACCGGGTGTCGGAGCCCTGCATCGTGTTCACGGAGTACCGCGACACGCTGACGGCGATCGAACGCGCACTGCCGGCTGGCGTCTCGCGCGCGATCCTGCACGGCGGGCTGGATCGATTGTCGCGGGCCGAGGCGGTTCGGCAGTTCGTCAGTGGTGCCGCGCGTGTGCTGCTCGCGACCGACGCCGGCGGCGAAGGCCTCAACCTCCAGGCCACGTGCCGCCTGGTCATCAATCTCGAACTGCCCTGGAATCCCATCCGGCTCGAACAGCGCATCGGTCGCGTCGACCGGATTGGCCAGCGGCGCACGGTGCACGCCATCAATCTGGTCGCAGCCGGCACCCACGAAGCGAGCCTGCTCGCCCGCCTGGTCCATCGACTCGAGTGCATTCGCGACACACTGGGTTCGGTAGACGAGGTGCTCGGACCGGGCGGCGACATGACCATCGCATGCGTCCTGGCTGACGACCCAGGCGCTACGGCACCCTGGTCGCAGCAGCCAGCCCTGACGCCGGCGCCGCCGTTTTCGCAGGTTGAGCGCATGTCGCTTGACGAGGAGGCCCGGCATCAACGCATCAACCTGATCGAGCATCGCGCGGTCCGGGCAGCCCTCGCACGCCGCACGCGTCCCCGGACTCGTGGTCGCGGCATGGCGTCCGGGCGATGCGCGTTGCCGAAGGTCGCGGCCGTTTCCGTGCGCCGCCTGCGCGGTCGGTTTGCGCAACCTGGCGCACTCGCCGTGTACCGCGCCACGACGGTTGACGGGGCGGGCCGGCTGGTGGACGAAGCACTTCTGCCTCTCTTTACGCCGTTCATGCTTCCGCACCTGCGCCGCCGGAGCGACATCGTGGCGATGGCGCGGGAGTGGCTGTCGGCGTTTCGCCCGGGATCCGATGCGCTGGCCCTGCGGTGCGCTACTGAACGCCTCGACAGGACGCGCGACATGCACGCGCAGGAGATGGCCGCCGGTCTCTCGCGGTCACGCGCGCAAGGACTTGTCTCGATCGGCGAGGGGCTGATGATCCAGGGCGGTCTCTTCGATCGCCGGACCGAGCGCGAAGCCGGCGAACGACAGCGCGAAACAGAAAAGGAAGACACATCGACATCAGTTCCGGCGATGACGCCCGGAGCACGAAACGACATCGCCCTGGCGCAGCGCCCCGAACTTCAGTTCATCCTGATGGTGACGCCGTGA